The Dioscorea cayenensis subsp. rotundata cultivar TDr96_F1 chromosome 19, TDr96_F1_v2_PseudoChromosome.rev07_lg8_w22 25.fasta, whole genome shotgun sequence genome includes a window with the following:
- the LOC120283775 gene encoding casein kinase II subunit alpha-like, whose translation MALGPLRSISHHRCLLSSSFLVPLRVFASAAAAPLARPDHRSPPPPPPQKPTSTINAALAQKIGKAIRRPGAASKARTHSDINVLRPKDYWDYESLTVQWGEQDDYEVVRKVGRGKYSEVFEGVHSSNNERCIIKILKPVKKKKIKREIKILQNLCGGPNIIKLLDIVRDQQSKTPSLIFEYVNNTDFKVLYPTLSDYDTRYYIYELLKALDYCHSQGIMHRDVKPHNVMIDHEQRKLRLIDWGLAEFYHPGKEYNVRVASRYFKGPELLVDLQDYDYSLDLWSLGCMFAGMIFRKEPFFYGHDNYDQLVKIAKVLGTDELNAYLNKYRLELDPNLEALVGRHSRKPWTKFVNAENLHLAVPEAIDFLDKLLRYDHQERPTAKEAMAHPYFNPVRNAESSRS comes from the exons ATGGCCTTAGGGCCCCTTCGTTCCATATCTCATCATCGCTGCcttctttcttcctcttttctCGTTCCTCTCCGGGTCTTCGCTTCCGCTGCAGCGGCGCCGCTTGCGCGCCCAGACCATCGGTcgccaccgccgccgccgccgcagAAGCCTACGAGCACCATCAACGCAGCTCTGGCGCAGAAGATCGGGAAGGCCATCCGCCGGCCTGGCGCCGCCTCCAAGGCCCGGACTCACTCTGACATCAACGTCCTTCGACCTAAGGACTACTGGGACTATGAGTCCCTCACCGTACAATGGGG GGAGCAGGATGATTATGAGGTGGTGAGGAAGGTGGGGAGGGGTAAGTACAGCGAGGTGTTTGAGGGGGTTCACTCCTCCAATAACGAGCGTTGCATTATCAAGATCCTCAAGCctgtcaagaagaagaag ATTAAGAGGGAAATCAAGATATTGCAGAACCTATGTGGGGGGCCAAACATCATAAAGTTGCTTGATATTGTCAGGGATCAGCAGTCAAAGACTCCTAGTCTAATATTTGAGTATGTCAACAATACAGATTTTAAAGTTCTCTATCCCACCCTATCAGACTATGACACCAGATACTACATCTATGAATTGTTAAAG GCACTAGACTATTGCCATTCTCAAGGAATCATGCATCGAGATGTGAAGCCTCACAATGTTATGATTGATCATGAGCAGCGAAAACTTCGCTTGATTGATTGGGGTTTAGCAGAGTTCTATCATCCAGGAAAAGAGTACAATGTTCGTGTTGCTTCAAG GTACTTTAAGGGTCCAGAACTACTTGTTGATTTGCAAGATTATGATTATTCTTTGGACCTATGGAGCTTAGGTTGCATGTTTGCTGGGATG ATATTCCGTAAGGAGCCTTTTTTTTATGGGCATGATAATTATGATCAGTTGGTAAAAATTGCAAAG GTGCTTGGAACCGATGAGCTGAATGCTTATTTGAATAAGTATCGTCTAGAGCTTGACCCAAATCTGGAGGCTCTTGTTGGGAG GCATAGCAGGAAGCCATGGACAAAGTTTGTAAATGCTGAGAATCTGCATCTGGCTGTTCCTGAG GCGATCGACTTCTTGGACAAGTTGCTTCGGTACGATCACCAGGAGAGGCCAACCGCAAAAGAAGCCATG GCCCATCCATACTTCAATCCAGTGAGAAATGCTGAAAGCAGCAGGAGCTAA